tacagcagtttttaaaattgcCGTGATATAGTCTACTAGTTTTTGGGGTATGCAAACTTAAATAGTGACTCAGATTTTTTGTTTTCTCCACAGCAATAATGGCTTCTGCAAAGCAATTGGCTGATTTTGGTTACAAGGCATTTTCAGGCTCTATGATGCTCCTTACTGTGTATGGTGGCTACCTCTGTAGTATGAGAGCATATCGATATTTTCAGAGAAGGAGTGCACTGAAGCAACTTGAGCAGCAGGCGATAAATGCAGAAGCTGTTAAGGACTGAACAGCATCCCAATATCTGTCCATAAGATGCTT
This window of the Elgaria multicarinata webbii isolate HBS135686 ecotype San Diego chromosome 3, rElgMul1.1.pri, whole genome shotgun sequence genome carries:
- the LOC134396624 gene encoding cytochrome c oxidase assembly protein COX14, encoding MASAKQLADFGYKAFSGSMMLLTVYGGYLCSMRAYRYFQRRSALKQLEQQAINAEAVKD